A region from the Corallococcus silvisoli genome encodes:
- a CDS encoding amidase, producing the protein MASSRRQFLTHTVIGLASTAVSAAPDAGTATPAGAPPTFGAGPTVGPEVSPTTFAEAEKLMQVRLTPEERAQAAGNWRVSLAPLQERRTGPRTLALEPTLSPASQWNPALPGLKSTAPARDRFVRSRAAKTPLPTKEEDIAFAPLTQLSRWVESRAITSERLTQLYLERLKRFDPRLQCVITLTPELALAQARQADRDIAAGRYKGPLHGIPWGAKDLVDTAGIRTTYGAEPFRDRVPTTDAAAVERLHRAGAVLVAKLSLGALALNDVWFGGETKNPWLPEEGSSGSSAGPGSATAAGLVGFSLGSETGGSIVSPSMRCGITGLRPTFGRVPRTGAMTLCWSLDKLGPMTRGVEDSLLVLAALNGPDAGDVASVQAKLDFDANASVKGLRVGYVPAWMKESPATDVDRAALETLKGLGMTPVEVQFPDWPYSSLNVILFAEAAAAFEELTLSHGVDALRMQVPDAWPNLFRQSRFLSAVDFVQADRLRRKVAQEMARVMSQVDVLLVPSLRDEILTVSNHTGHPSLTLRTGFVEVSQARSDWAPDPRRPVPTFATPRRVPHGVTLIGQLFDEGTLGRVGIALERASGVAGERPPGF; encoded by the coding sequence ATGGCCAGCTCGCGTCGGCAGTTCCTGACCCACACCGTGATTGGACTCGCGAGCACCGCCGTGTCGGCGGCACCGGACGCGGGCACGGCCACGCCCGCCGGAGCGCCGCCCACCTTCGGCGCGGGCCCGACGGTGGGCCCGGAGGTCAGCCCCACCACCTTCGCGGAGGCGGAGAAGCTGATGCAGGTGCGGCTCACGCCCGAGGAGCGGGCCCAGGCCGCCGGCAACTGGCGCGTGTCCCTGGCCCCGCTCCAGGAGCGGCGCACCGGCCCGCGCACGCTCGCGCTGGAGCCCACGCTGTCGCCCGCCTCGCAGTGGAACCCCGCGCTGCCGGGCCTCAAGTCCACCGCCCCCGCGAGAGACCGCTTCGTGCGCAGCCGCGCCGCGAAGACGCCCCTGCCCACGAAGGAAGAGGACATCGCCTTCGCGCCGCTCACGCAGCTGTCGCGCTGGGTGGAGTCCCGCGCCATCACGTCGGAGCGGCTGACGCAGCTGTACCTGGAGCGCCTGAAGCGCTTCGACCCTCGGCTCCAGTGCGTCATCACCCTCACGCCGGAGCTGGCGCTCGCGCAGGCCCGGCAGGCGGACCGCGACATCGCGGCGGGCCGGTACAAGGGCCCGCTGCACGGCATCCCGTGGGGAGCCAAGGACCTGGTGGACACCGCGGGCATCCGCACCACCTACGGCGCCGAGCCCTTCCGCGACCGCGTCCCCACCACGGACGCCGCCGCGGTGGAGCGGCTTCACCGCGCGGGCGCCGTGCTGGTGGCGAAGCTCAGCCTGGGCGCGCTGGCGCTCAACGACGTGTGGTTCGGCGGGGAGACGAAGAACCCGTGGCTGCCGGAGGAGGGCTCCTCGGGCAGCAGCGCGGGGCCGGGCTCCGCGACGGCGGCGGGGCTCGTGGGCTTCTCCCTGGGCAGCGAGACGGGCGGCAGCATCGTGTCGCCCTCCATGCGCTGCGGCATCACCGGCCTGCGGCCCACCTTCGGCCGCGTGCCGCGCACGGGCGCGATGACGCTGTGCTGGTCGCTGGACAAGCTGGGGCCCATGACGCGAGGGGTGGAGGACTCGCTGCTGGTGCTGGCCGCGCTCAACGGGCCGGACGCGGGCGACGTGGCGAGCGTCCAGGCGAAGCTGGACTTCGACGCGAACGCGAGCGTGAAGGGCCTGCGCGTGGGCTACGTGCCCGCGTGGATGAAGGAGAGCCCCGCCACGGACGTGGACCGGGCGGCGCTGGAGACGCTCAAGGGCCTGGGGATGACGCCGGTGGAGGTCCAGTTCCCCGACTGGCCGTACTCCAGCCTCAACGTCATCCTCTTCGCGGAGGCCGCCGCCGCCTTCGAGGAGCTGACGCTCAGCCACGGCGTGGACGCACTCAGGATGCAGGTGCCGGACGCGTGGCCCAACCTCTTCCGCCAGTCCCGCTTCCTGTCCGCGGTGGACTTCGTCCAGGCGGACCGGCTGCGCCGCAAGGTGGCCCAGGAGATGGCGCGCGTGATGTCCCAGGTGGACGTCCTGCTCGTGCCCTCGCTGCGCGATGAGATCCTCACCGTCTCCAACCACACGGGCCACCCGTCCCTCACGCTGCGCACCGGCTTCGTGGAGGTGTCCCAGGCCCGCAGCGACTGGGCGCCGGACCCCAGGCGGCCCGTGCCCACCTTCGCCACCCCGCGCCGCGTCCCCCATGGCGTGACGCTCATCGGCCAGCTCTTCGACGAGGGCACCCTGGGCCGTGTGGGCATCGCCCTGGAGCGCGCGTCCGGCGTCGCCGGGGAGCGCCCGCCCGGCTTCTGA
- a CDS encoding TetR/AcrR family transcriptional regulator gives MARTKEFDRDEAVRRAMKVFWEQGYEATSTDDLLRAMGIGRQSMYDTFGDKHGLYLEALRCYQAEYSANLVECLRSHPSPLGAIREYLLSIPNGTPKERARGCLTTNATSELANVDPDVATLLKTSGALGHGALERVVKEAQRKGELSPRVDSRVAAGFLLTTIAGLRMSAKAGTPPEVLRDIVDFALAGLQSR, from the coding sequence ATGGCACGGACGAAGGAGTTCGACCGCGACGAGGCCGTGCGTCGCGCGATGAAGGTCTTCTGGGAGCAGGGCTACGAGGCCACCTCCACGGACGACCTGCTGCGCGCGATGGGCATCGGGCGGCAGAGCATGTACGACACCTTCGGGGACAAGCACGGCCTCTACCTGGAGGCCCTGCGCTGCTACCAGGCGGAGTACAGCGCCAACCTGGTGGAGTGCCTGCGCTCGCACCCGTCTCCGCTGGGCGCCATCCGCGAGTACCTCCTCTCCATCCCCAACGGCACCCCGAAGGAGCGCGCCCGGGGCTGCCTCACGACGAACGCGACCTCGGAGCTGGCGAACGTGGACCCGGACGTCGCCACGCTGCTCAAGACCAGCGGGGCCCTGGGCCATGGCGCGCTGGAGCGCGTCGTGAAGGAGGCCCAGCGCAAGGGCGAGCTCAGCCCCCGGGTGGACTCCCGCGTCGCCGCCGGCTTCCTCCTCACCACCATCGCCGGCCTGCGCATGTCCGCCAAGGCCGGCACCCCGCCCGAAGTCCTCCGCGACATCGTGGACTTCGCCCTCGCGGGCCTCCAGTCCCGGTAG
- a CDS encoding aldo/keto reductase encodes MSMSHYYLLGRSGLRVSPLSLGTMTFGREGPLGGIWGSTEDVARTLFNRYLDAGGNSVDTADLYTHGTSETLLGKFMEERGDRDRIVLTTKYTYNSTRPGDPNAGGNSRKNMMRAVEASLRRLRTDYIDLYLLHTWDRITPAEEVVRTFDDLVRAGKIRYAGLSDVPSWYAARAQTWAEAHALTPLINLQLQYSLVERSLEHEFSPLAQTLGMGITAWSPLGMGLLSGKYRPSEGGAQGDGRLISAVGGQQLGLFTERNWRIVTALEQVAKELGKDMSQVALNWVATQPGVGSVILGASNPSQLDGNLAALDFSIPAGLRRQLDEASAPPVPFPHSMFSNPYQLDLHGKAAVGDKPAGYAPPVFTGTAARVG; translated from the coding sequence ATGTCGATGAGCCACTACTACCTGCTGGGCCGTTCGGGTTTGCGCGTCAGCCCGCTGTCGCTGGGCACGATGACGTTCGGGAGGGAGGGGCCGCTCGGCGGCATCTGGGGCAGCACCGAGGACGTGGCCCGGACGCTGTTCAACCGCTACCTGGACGCGGGGGGCAACTCCGTGGACACCGCGGACCTCTACACGCACGGCACCAGCGAGACGCTGCTCGGGAAGTTCATGGAGGAGCGCGGCGACCGGGACCGCATCGTCCTCACCACCAAGTACACCTACAACTCCACCCGCCCGGGGGATCCGAACGCGGGGGGCAACAGCCGCAAGAACATGATGCGCGCGGTGGAGGCGTCGCTGCGGCGGCTGCGCACCGACTACATCGACCTGTACCTGCTGCACACCTGGGACCGCATCACGCCGGCGGAGGAGGTCGTCCGCACGTTCGACGACCTGGTGCGCGCGGGGAAGATCCGCTACGCGGGCCTGTCCGACGTGCCGTCCTGGTACGCGGCCCGCGCGCAGACCTGGGCGGAGGCGCACGCGCTGACGCCGCTCATCAACCTCCAGCTCCAGTACTCGCTGGTGGAGCGCAGCCTGGAGCACGAGTTCTCCCCGCTGGCGCAGACGCTGGGCATGGGCATCACCGCCTGGAGCCCGCTGGGCATGGGCCTGCTCTCCGGCAAGTACCGCCCCAGCGAGGGCGGCGCGCAGGGTGATGGCCGCCTCATCTCCGCCGTGGGTGGCCAGCAGCTGGGCCTGTTCACCGAGCGCAACTGGCGCATCGTCACCGCGCTGGAGCAGGTGGCGAAGGAGCTGGGCAAGGACATGTCGCAGGTGGCGCTGAACTGGGTGGCGACACAGCCCGGCGTGGGCTCGGTCATCCTGGGCGCCAGCAATCCCAGTCAGCTGGACGGCAACCTCGCCGCGCTCGACTTCAGCATCCCCGCCGGGCTGCGCCGCCAGCTGGATGAGGCCAGCGCGCCGCCCGTGCCGTTCCCCCACTCGATGTTCTCCAATCCCTACCAGCTGGACCTGCACGGCAAGGCCGCCGTGGGGGACAAGCCCGCGGGCTACGCTCCCCCCGTCTTCACCGGGACCGCGGCCCGGGTCGGTTAG
- a CDS encoding glycoside hydrolase family protein, translating into MSSRSLFREGARRHLPRSHKQGGRMGLNRPGVKLWWMVALLAAPVAQAFTDADAVRVLTFARAQLSDTAAEMPSVNRSPKASLSNGTWTTVANTDRVAWTQGFFPGSMWYMFQVANEPYWRDRADLWTRPLEVQKTNKETHDLGFKMYLSYGNAWRLTGNTYYRDVLLTSAASLATRYNSTVGIIDCCDWNSSWNIPLVTDTMMDIELLLWGAQNGGPAQWRTMAVNHALRTLQDAVRADGSSFHYVDYNNNGTIRSRGTFQGYSNSSTWARGQAWLVYGYTMVYRYTNDARFLAAARKVTDYYLAHLPADLVPNWDFNAPSQFKDSSAAAAVASALLELSALETDATRRTRYRTAALGMLDSLASPAYLAQGTNSPGLLLHGVGNLPANQEINVSLIYGDYYFVEALLRFNPRPNYPWYSKLSFDRSQHLLGTSNTGTRTVEFDLTPLRANLNGGIVGWTDSSTEVTGFTRLNMALRMSEDGIFQVRNGSTYSFLRRVPYVPNQTYHFRMSVDLNAKRYTVWVKPPGAAEVMLMDRAVFRSDAPAINDLGRAAVISTVEDSDFRVNNHRVSAPKLDGDGVALAPEEPLPESLWRELDVPEPFQAVPTSSER; encoded by the coding sequence ATGTCCTCGCGGTCACTGTTCCGCGAGGGCGCGCGCCGCCACCTTCCGCGCTCGCACAAGCAGGGGGGACGGATGGGATTGAATCGGCCTGGAGTGAAGCTGTGGTGGATGGTGGCGCTGCTGGCGGCGCCGGTGGCGCAGGCCTTCACGGATGCGGACGCGGTGCGGGTGCTCACCTTCGCCCGCGCGCAGCTGTCCGACACCGCGGCGGAGATGCCGAGCGTGAACCGCTCGCCGAAGGCGTCGCTGTCCAACGGGACGTGGACGACGGTGGCCAACACGGACCGCGTCGCCTGGACCCAGGGCTTCTTCCCCGGGAGCATGTGGTACATGTTCCAGGTCGCGAACGAGCCCTACTGGCGCGACCGCGCGGACCTGTGGACGCGCCCCCTGGAGGTCCAGAAGACCAACAAGGAGACGCACGACCTGGGCTTCAAGATGTACCTGAGCTACGGCAATGCCTGGCGGCTCACGGGCAACACCTACTACCGCGACGTGCTGCTCACCTCCGCCGCGTCGCTGGCCACCCGCTACAACAGCACGGTGGGCATCATCGATTGCTGTGATTGGAACTCGAGCTGGAACATCCCGCTCGTCACCGACACGATGATGGACATCGAGCTGCTGCTCTGGGGCGCCCAGAACGGCGGCCCGGCCCAGTGGCGCACCATGGCGGTGAACCACGCGCTGCGGACGCTCCAGGACGCGGTGCGCGCGGACGGCAGCTCCTTCCACTATGTGGACTACAACAACAACGGCACCATCCGCTCGCGGGGCACCTTCCAGGGTTATTCCAACTCATCCACCTGGGCGCGCGGACAGGCGTGGCTCGTCTATGGCTACACCATGGTGTACCGCTACACGAACGACGCTCGCTTCCTCGCGGCGGCGCGCAAGGTGACGGACTACTACCTGGCGCACCTGCCCGCGGACCTGGTGCCCAACTGGGACTTCAACGCGCCCAGCCAGTTCAAGGACTCCTCCGCCGCGGCCGCCGTCGCGTCGGCCCTGCTGGAGCTGAGCGCCCTGGAGACGGACGCCACCCGCCGCACGCGCTACCGCACCGCCGCCCTGGGCATGCTCGACTCGCTGGCGTCGCCCGCGTACCTGGCGCAGGGCACCAACAGCCCGGGCCTGCTGCTGCACGGCGTGGGCAACCTGCCCGCCAACCAGGAGATCAACGTCAGCCTCATCTACGGCGACTATTACTTCGTGGAGGCCCTGCTGCGCTTCAACCCGCGCCCCAACTACCCCTGGTACTCCAAGCTGAGCTTCGACCGGAGCCAGCACCTGCTGGGCACCAGCAACACCGGGACGCGCACCGTGGAGTTCGACCTCACCCCGCTGAGGGCCAACCTCAACGGAGGCATCGTGGGGTGGACGGACAGCTCCACGGAGGTGACGGGCTTCACCCGGCTGAACATGGCGCTGCGCATGAGCGAGGACGGCATCTTCCAGGTGCGCAATGGCTCGACCTATTCGTTCCTCCGCCGGGTGCCCTACGTGCCCAACCAGACGTATCACTTCCGCATGAGCGTGGACCTCAACGCCAAGCGCTACACCGTCTGGGTGAAGCCCCCTGGCGCCGCGGAGGTGATGTTGATGGACCGCGCCGTGTTCCGCTCGGACGCGCCGGCCATCAACGACCTGGGCCGCGCCGCGGTCATCTCCACCGTGGAGGACAGCGACTTCCGCGTGAACAACCACCGCGTGTCCGCGCCCAAGCTGGACGGTGACGGCGTCGCGCTGGCGCCAGAGGAGCCCCTGCCGGAGTCCCTGTGGCGGGAGCTGGATGTCCCGGAGCCGTTCCAGGCGGTGCCCACTTCCTCCGAGCGCTGA
- a CDS encoding alpha/beta fold hydrolase, with translation MAQSLTVPDTRPSLASSAKDAPGWRARLAFAGGLVLAPVALGLWALAVWVGASVSGWGYVAGLLLLSAGLLSRSRRWLGRAGLALLLLVGSTRLVLARGTHLDTLHLPAGSHRWVNRLVDERDGTLLAAHVLLLTRRLPRSDAREFVHALEATFERMGAAEGLVATPAIATYLGLQSPESFDALVVSPEGQEGTDTAVVFLHGFAGNFAVYCWQMAQAVRSISALTVCPSVGPAGDWWAPQGARTLEATYAWLAARGIRRVYLGGLSNGAVGATLLVHRVAPAGLELLGLILVAGAETAAPAPGVPTLMVQGRTDTMMPTASMRAFSRRLGGGATYVETEGGHFAFLDHAEECRSAISTWLLQRERAARPPLQPQDATPRRRDAR, from the coding sequence ATGGCTCAATCCCTCACGGTGCCTGACACACGGCCCTCCCTGGCTTCCTCGGCGAAGGACGCGCCAGGGTGGCGGGCCCGGCTCGCGTTCGCCGGAGGGCTCGTCCTGGCTCCCGTGGCGCTGGGCCTGTGGGCGCTCGCCGTCTGGGTCGGGGCTTCGGTGTCGGGGTGGGGGTACGTCGCGGGCCTGCTGCTCCTGTCCGCGGGGCTCCTGTCCCGTTCGCGGCGGTGGCTGGGCCGGGCCGGCCTCGCGCTGTTGCTCCTCGTCGGCTCGACGCGGCTCGTGCTCGCGCGCGGGACCCACCTGGACACGCTCCACCTGCCGGCGGGAAGCCACCGCTGGGTGAATCGGCTCGTCGACGAGCGGGATGGGACGTTGCTCGCGGCGCATGTGCTGCTGCTCACCCGGCGTCTGCCCCGCTCCGACGCACGCGAGTTCGTCCACGCGCTGGAGGCCACCTTCGAACGGATGGGCGCCGCCGAGGGACTGGTCGCCACCCCGGCCATCGCGACCTACCTGGGGCTCCAGTCCCCCGAGTCCTTCGATGCGCTGGTGGTCTCTCCAGAGGGCCAGGAAGGGACAGACACGGCCGTGGTCTTCCTTCACGGCTTCGCCGGAAACTTCGCGGTGTATTGCTGGCAGATGGCCCAGGCGGTGCGGAGCATCTCCGCGCTCACCGTCTGCCCTTCCGTGGGGCCCGCCGGAGACTGGTGGGCGCCGCAGGGCGCGCGCACCCTCGAAGCCACCTACGCATGGCTGGCGGCGCGGGGCATCCGCCGCGTCTACCTGGGTGGGCTCTCCAACGGGGCCGTGGGCGCCACGCTGCTCGTCCATCGCGTGGCACCAGCGGGGCTCGAACTGCTCGGACTCATCCTCGTGGCCGGCGCGGAGACGGCGGCGCCCGCACCCGGCGTCCCCACGCTGATGGTGCAGGGGCGGACGGATACGATGATGCCCACGGCCTCCATGCGGGCCTTCTCCCGCCGCCTGGGCGGCGGCGCGACCTACGTGGAGACAGAAGGCGGCCACTTCGCCTTCCTCGACCACGCGGAGGAGTGCAGGAGCGCCATCTCCACCTGGCTCCTCCAGCGGGAGCGCGCGGCGCGGCCCCCGCTCCAACCCCAGGACGCGACACCGCGGCGGCGCGACGCGCGATGA
- a CDS encoding alpha/beta hydrolase-fold protein — protein sequence MASSRSPRPTLLLVLALTALWACHPDDSTPPVERVYSDVQFDLTVPPETPANAELFLTGPSATFGGPDGRGLELVYQGGRVFSLKARLPKNTAFTYAVRMTAPSAQVALDAGGAPEAERTLTVHEDEENVALTVERFGPGAGETGAKTVFIVRVPDITPWDGEVWLSGNQPQLGNWNGAEVKLFKAVGNAYAGAVTFPVDTALEFKVTRGSWETVEKSDTGAEVANHAFTTGGGFERVPVEVGGWADLTPPPPPPPPSLTGDVRYLRGVTPTDPTLRPRDVIIWLPPGYEADTARRYPVLYMHDGQNLMDVRTAYAGEWNVDETAQALVQAGAVEPLIIVGVYNTQDRIAEYTPVPDAAEGYPDAGRADVYGRFLIQELKPRIDAEFRTKPGAESTGLAGSSLGGLVSMSLGLKHPDVFSRLGVVSPSVWWADREILAEVDALGAKPALRIWEDIGTNEGSGSQAETVEDAQALRDALVAKGWVLDGDLKFTVVQGGQHNEAAWSARFGDLLRYLFPAAP from the coding sequence ATGGCGTCTTCCCGCTCCCCGCGGCCCACCCTGCTGCTCGTCCTGGCGCTGACGGCCCTCTGGGCCTGTCACCCGGATGACTCCACGCCCCCGGTCGAGCGGGTCTACTCCGACGTGCAGTTCGACCTGACGGTGCCGCCGGAGACGCCCGCCAACGCGGAGCTCTTCCTCACCGGCCCCAGCGCCACGTTCGGCGGACCCGACGGGCGGGGCCTGGAGCTGGTCTACCAGGGCGGCCGCGTGTTCAGCCTGAAGGCGCGCCTGCCCAAGAACACCGCCTTCACCTACGCGGTGCGGATGACCGCGCCCTCGGCGCAGGTGGCGCTCGACGCCGGAGGTGCACCGGAGGCGGAGCGCACCCTCACGGTCCACGAGGACGAGGAGAATGTCGCGCTGACGGTGGAGCGCTTCGGCCCGGGGGCGGGGGAGACAGGCGCGAAGACCGTGTTCATCGTCCGGGTGCCGGACATCACGCCCTGGGATGGGGAGGTCTGGCTGTCCGGGAACCAGCCCCAGCTGGGGAACTGGAACGGCGCGGAGGTAAAGCTCTTCAAGGCCGTGGGCAACGCATACGCTGGCGCCGTCACCTTCCCGGTGGATACGGCCCTGGAGTTCAAGGTGACGCGCGGTTCGTGGGAGACAGTGGAGAAGAGCGACACGGGCGCGGAGGTCGCCAACCACGCGTTCACCACGGGCGGCGGCTTCGAGCGCGTCCCCGTGGAGGTGGGCGGCTGGGCGGACCTCACCCCGCCCCCACCGCCCCCGCCCCCGTCGCTCACGGGCGACGTGCGCTACCTGCGCGGCGTGACGCCCACCGACCCGACGCTGCGTCCGCGCGACGTCATCATCTGGCTGCCGCCCGGCTATGAAGCGGACACCGCCCGCCGCTACCCCGTGCTCTACATGCACGACGGGCAGAACCTGATGGACGTGCGCACCGCGTACGCCGGCGAGTGGAACGTGGATGAGACGGCGCAGGCGCTGGTGCAGGCCGGCGCGGTGGAGCCGCTCATCATCGTGGGCGTCTACAACACCCAGGACCGCATCGCGGAGTACACGCCCGTGCCCGACGCGGCGGAGGGCTACCCGGACGCGGGCCGCGCGGACGTCTATGGCCGGTTCCTCATCCAGGAGCTGAAGCCCCGCATCGACGCGGAGTTCCGGACGAAGCCGGGCGCCGAGTCCACGGGGCTCGCGGGCTCGTCCCTGGGCGGACTGGTGTCCATGTCCCTGGGCCTCAAGCACCCGGACGTCTTCAGCCGCCTGGGCGTGGTGTCGCCGTCGGTGTGGTGGGCGGACCGGGAGATCCTCGCGGAGGTGGACGCGCTGGGCGCGAAGCCCGCGCTGCGCATCTGGGAGGACATCGGCACGAACGAAGGCTCCGGCAGTCAGGCGGAGACCGTGGAGGACGCCCAGGCGCTGCGCGACGCGCTGGTGGCCAAGGGGTGGGTGCTGGACGGCGACCTCAAGTTCACGGTGGTGCAGGGAGGCCAGCACAACGAGGCCGCGTGGTCCGCGCGCTTCGGTGACCTGCTGCGCTACCTGTTTCCCGCCGCGCCCTGA
- a CDS encoding YtxH domain-containing protein: MKKLTLLAMTLGALSVGVGCHRNTRESAKDDMEEAGDKAKDTAEDAADKAGDAVEKAGDKIEDATDK; this comes from the coding sequence ATGAAGAAGCTGACGCTGCTGGCCATGACGCTGGGCGCCCTGTCGGTGGGCGTGGGCTGCCACCGCAACACCCGCGAGTCCGCCAAGGACGACATGGAGGAGGCCGGCGACAAGGCGAAGGACACCGCCGAGGACGCCGCCGACAAGGCGGGCGACGCGGTGGAGAAGGCCGGCGACAAGATCGAGGACGCGACCGACAAGTAG
- a CDS encoding urease accessory protein UreD, whose product MISALPGPERAGFARLAFERFGPRTVIRTALAHSPLRLLTPRNHGHAAWAYTSSFGGGLVDGDHLRLEVDVADGATALVATQGANRVYRSPKGCQSELRARVGPEALLAWVPDPTVCFADARYSQTFDVTLARGACLVLADVVSAGRSARGERWAFQRYASRLRVEREGRALVDERWVLDPAHGALTERLGRFDALASVLLVGPALCSAREALAARVAALPVKPRDREVVSASPLGEDGLLLRVAAVSLETLLATTRDWLSFLPGLLGDDPWARRV is encoded by the coding sequence GTGATTTCCGCCCTTCCTGGTCCGGAGCGCGCGGGCTTCGCGCGGCTCGCCTTCGAGCGCTTCGGTCCCCGCACCGTGATACGCACCGCGTTGGCGCACAGCCCCTTACGGCTGCTCACGCCTCGCAACCACGGCCACGCGGCCTGGGCCTACACCAGCTCTTTCGGCGGCGGGCTGGTGGACGGAGACCACCTGCGGCTGGAGGTGGACGTGGCGGACGGGGCCACGGCGCTCGTGGCCACCCAGGGCGCCAACCGCGTCTACCGCTCCCCCAAGGGCTGCCAGAGCGAGCTGCGGGCGCGCGTGGGCCCGGAGGCGTTGCTGGCATGGGTGCCGGACCCGACTGTCTGTTTCGCCGATGCGCGCTATTCACAGACATTTGACGTGACGCTGGCGCGGGGTGCGTGCCTGGTATTGGCGGACGTGGTGTCGGCCGGGCGCAGCGCCCGGGGGGAGCGGTGGGCCTTCCAGCGCTACGCGTCCCGCCTGCGCGTCGAGCGCGAGGGCCGCGCGCTCGTGGACGAGCGGTGGGTGCTGGACCCCGCGCACGGGGCGCTGACCGAGCGGCTGGGCCGCTTCGACGCGCTGGCGTCGGTGCTGTTGGTGGGGCCCGCGCTCTGCTCCGCGCGGGAGGCGCTGGCCGCGCGGGTGGCGGCGCTGCCGGTGAAGCCGCGCGACCGGGAGGTGGTCTCCGCGAGTCCGCTGGGCGAGGACGGGCTGCTGCTGCGCGTGGCGGCCGTCTCGCTGGAGACGCTGCTGGCCACCACGCGCGACTGGCTGTCGTTCCTGCCGGGCCTGCTCGGGGACGACCCGTGGGCCCGGCGGGTGTGA
- the ureA gene encoding urease subunit gamma yields the protein MHLSPRDVDKLLLHQAGVVAQKRLARGLRLNYPEAVALIATQLLEFIRDGRSVAELMDLGRRFLGRAQVMDGVPEMLMEVQVEGTFPDGTKLVTVHHPVVAEHGDLSLALYGSFLPVPSLERFTVPAASPEGPPGHVRAEGGTVELNAGRRAVTLRVTHRGDRPVQVGSHYPFAEVNRALVFDRGVAYGHRLDIPAGTAVRFEPGEVKTVSLVPIAGEQVVRGGNALGSGKVSDAGREQLLAAVRAHGFGHEDAKEEDRS from the coding sequence ATGCATCTGTCCCCCCGTGACGTGGACAAGCTGCTGCTGCATCAGGCGGGCGTGGTCGCCCAGAAGCGGTTGGCGCGGGGCCTGCGGCTCAACTACCCGGAGGCGGTGGCGCTCATCGCCACGCAGCTGCTGGAGTTCATCCGCGACGGCCGGAGCGTGGCGGAGCTGATGGACCTGGGGCGGCGGTTCCTGGGGCGCGCGCAGGTGATGGACGGCGTGCCGGAGATGCTGATGGAGGTGCAGGTGGAGGGCACCTTCCCGGACGGCACCAAGCTCGTCACGGTGCACCACCCGGTGGTGGCGGAGCACGGGGACCTGTCGTTGGCCCTCTACGGCAGCTTCCTGCCGGTGCCTTCCCTGGAGCGCTTCACGGTGCCCGCCGCGTCGCCGGAGGGGCCGCCGGGGCACGTGCGCGCGGAGGGCGGCACGGTGGAGCTGAACGCGGGCCGCAGGGCCGTCACCCTGCGCGTCACGCACCGGGGAGACCGACCCGTGCAGGTGGGCAGTCACTACCCGTTCGCGGAGGTGAACCGCGCGCTGGTGTTCGACCGGGGCGTCGCCTACGGCCACCGGCTGGACATCCCCGCGGGCACGGCGGTGCGCTTCGAGCCGGGCGAGGTGAAGACGGTGTCGCTGGTCCCCATCGCCGGGGAGCAGGTGGTGCGCGGCGGCAACGCGCTGGGCAGCGGCAAGGTGTCCGACGCGGGCCGCGAGCAGCTGCTCGCGGCCGTGCGCGCGCACGGCTTCGGTCACGAGGACGCGAAGGAGGAGGACCGCTCATGA